One stretch of Nicotiana tabacum cultivar K326 chromosome 18, ASM71507v2, whole genome shotgun sequence DNA includes these proteins:
- the LOC107789339 gene encoding uncharacterized protein LOC107789339 isoform X2, with amino-acid sequence MFNGSTWLHAPTPFCGISGPILHRTPSKLADGDFSMSSSVRIAVVGDVHDDWNLEEDRKALQFLKPDLVLFTGDFGNENVDLVRSIADLEMTKAVILGNHDAWNTQKFSGREKDAVQLQLECLGDEHVGYRRMDLPMLKLSIVGGRPFSCGGRPLFRKQLLKARYGVHDMDRSAERILQAAMGTPEDHSLIFLAHNGPTGLGAKIDDICGRDWFVGGGDHGDPDLAQALAQLKEAAPYSVPLVIFGHMHKQLALGNGYRKMIVVGNDSTIYLNGAIVPRVRPPALTAESEGTSRAFTIAEISNGRVEKIAETWISVIGDKTRLEEEHILFNSPSRGSVTASLL; translated from the exons ATGTTCAACGGCAGCACGTGGCTACACGCGCCCACACCGTTCTGTGGCATTTCCGGCCCCATCCTTCATCGAACACCGTCAAAACTCGCCGACGGTGACTTCTCGATGTCCTCTTCCGTCCGAATCGCCGTCGTCGGCGACGTC CATGATGATTGGAACCTAGAAGAAGATAGGAAGGCTCTTCAATTTTTGAAG CCGGATTTGGTGCTCTTCACAG GGGATTTTGGGAATGAAAATGTGGATCTAGTCCGAAGCATTGCAGATTTGGAGATGACCAAAGCTGTTATTCTGGGGAACCATGATGCATGGAATACTCAAAAGTTTTCTGGAAG GGAAAAAGATGCTGTTCAACTTCAGCTGGAATG TCTTGGTGATGAGCATGTTGGTTACCGTCGGATGGATCTCCCTATGCTAAAACTCAGTATTGTTGGTGGACGACCTTTTTCTTGTGGTGGTAGACCCTTGTTTCGGAAACAGCTTCTCAAAGCAAG GTATGGAGTCCATGATATGGATAGGAGCGCCGAGAGAATCTTACAAGCTGCCATGGGCACTCCAGAGGACCATTCACTTATATTCCTTGCACATAATGGCCCCACAG GGCTAGGTGCTAAAATAGATGACATCTGCGGAAGAGACTGGTTTGTTGGAGGTGGCGACCATGGTGATCCAG ATCTAGCGCAGGCCTTGGCCCAATTAAAAGAGGCTGCTCCATATTCGGTCCCCTTGGTCATTTTCGGTCACATGCATAAACAACTTGCTTTAGGAAATGGCTATCGTAAAATGATAGTGGTTGGAAATGATAGTACCATATACTTGAATGGAGCTATTGTTCCCCGGGTCAGACCCCCAGCTTTGACAGCTGAATCCGAAGGCACATCGCGAGCCTTCACCATCGCAGAAATTTCAAATGGAAGAGTGGAGAAGATAGCAGAAACTTGGATTTCTGTCATCGGAGACAAAACAAGATTAGAGGAGGAACATATACTGTTTAATAGTCCAAGCAGAGGTTCTGTCACTGCCTCTCTTTTGTAG
- the LOC107789339 gene encoding uncharacterized protein LOC107789339 isoform X1 produces MFNGSTWLHAPTPFCGISGPILHRTPSKLADGDFSMSSSVRIAVVGDVFLFFMEMLKIGKHDDWNLEEDRKALQFLKPDLVLFTGDFGNENVDLVRSIADLEMTKAVILGNHDAWNTQKFSGREKDAVQLQLECLGDEHVGYRRMDLPMLKLSIVGGRPFSCGGRPLFRKQLLKARYGVHDMDRSAERILQAAMGTPEDHSLIFLAHNGPTGLGAKIDDICGRDWFVGGGDHGDPDLAQALAQLKEAAPYSVPLVIFGHMHKQLALGNGYRKMIVVGNDSTIYLNGAIVPRVRPPALTAESEGTSRAFTIAEISNGRVEKIAETWISVIGDKTRLEEEHILFNSPSRGSVTASLL; encoded by the exons ATGTTCAACGGCAGCACGTGGCTACACGCGCCCACACCGTTCTGTGGCATTTCCGGCCCCATCCTTCATCGAACACCGTCAAAACTCGCCGACGGTGACTTCTCGATGTCCTCTTCCGTCCGAATCGCCGTCGTCGGCGACGTC tttcttttttttatgGAAATGTTGAAAATTGGGAAGCATGATGATTGGAACCTAGAAGAAGATAGGAAGGCTCTTCAATTTTTGAAG CCGGATTTGGTGCTCTTCACAG GGGATTTTGGGAATGAAAATGTGGATCTAGTCCGAAGCATTGCAGATTTGGAGATGACCAAAGCTGTTATTCTGGGGAACCATGATGCATGGAATACTCAAAAGTTTTCTGGAAG GGAAAAAGATGCTGTTCAACTTCAGCTGGAATG TCTTGGTGATGAGCATGTTGGTTACCGTCGGATGGATCTCCCTATGCTAAAACTCAGTATTGTTGGTGGACGACCTTTTTCTTGTGGTGGTAGACCCTTGTTTCGGAAACAGCTTCTCAAAGCAAG GTATGGAGTCCATGATATGGATAGGAGCGCCGAGAGAATCTTACAAGCTGCCATGGGCACTCCAGAGGACCATTCACTTATATTCCTTGCACATAATGGCCCCACAG GGCTAGGTGCTAAAATAGATGACATCTGCGGAAGAGACTGGTTTGTTGGAGGTGGCGACCATGGTGATCCAG ATCTAGCGCAGGCCTTGGCCCAATTAAAAGAGGCTGCTCCATATTCGGTCCCCTTGGTCATTTTCGGTCACATGCATAAACAACTTGCTTTAGGAAATGGCTATCGTAAAATGATAGTGGTTGGAAATGATAGTACCATATACTTGAATGGAGCTATTGTTCCCCGGGTCAGACCCCCAGCTTTGACAGCTGAATCCGAAGGCACATCGCGAGCCTTCACCATCGCAGAAATTTCAAATGGAAGAGTGGAGAAGATAGCAGAAACTTGGATTTCTGTCATCGGAGACAAAACAAGATTAGAGGAGGAACATATACTGTTTAATAGTCCAAGCAGAGGTTCTGTCACTGCCTCTCTTTTGTAG
- the LOC107789339 gene encoding uncharacterized protein LOC107789339 isoform X3, with protein sequence MLKIGKHDDWNLEEDRKALQFLKPDLVLFTGDFGNENVDLVRSIADLEMTKAVILGNHDAWNTQKFSGREKDAVQLQLECLGDEHVGYRRMDLPMLKLSIVGGRPFSCGGRPLFRKQLLKARYGVHDMDRSAERILQAAMGTPEDHSLIFLAHNGPTGLGAKIDDICGRDWFVGGGDHGDPDLAQALAQLKEAAPYSVPLVIFGHMHKQLALGNGYRKMIVVGNDSTIYLNGAIVPRVRPPALTAESEGTSRAFTIAEISNGRVEKIAETWISVIGDKTRLEEEHILFNSPSRGSVTASLL encoded by the exons ATGTTGAAAATTGGGAAGCATGATGATTGGAACCTAGAAGAAGATAGGAAGGCTCTTCAATTTTTGAAG CCGGATTTGGTGCTCTTCACAG GGGATTTTGGGAATGAAAATGTGGATCTAGTCCGAAGCATTGCAGATTTGGAGATGACCAAAGCTGTTATTCTGGGGAACCATGATGCATGGAATACTCAAAAGTTTTCTGGAAG GGAAAAAGATGCTGTTCAACTTCAGCTGGAATG TCTTGGTGATGAGCATGTTGGTTACCGTCGGATGGATCTCCCTATGCTAAAACTCAGTATTGTTGGTGGACGACCTTTTTCTTGTGGTGGTAGACCCTTGTTTCGGAAACAGCTTCTCAAAGCAAG GTATGGAGTCCATGATATGGATAGGAGCGCCGAGAGAATCTTACAAGCTGCCATGGGCACTCCAGAGGACCATTCACTTATATTCCTTGCACATAATGGCCCCACAG GGCTAGGTGCTAAAATAGATGACATCTGCGGAAGAGACTGGTTTGTTGGAGGTGGCGACCATGGTGATCCAG ATCTAGCGCAGGCCTTGGCCCAATTAAAAGAGGCTGCTCCATATTCGGTCCCCTTGGTCATTTTCGGTCACATGCATAAACAACTTGCTTTAGGAAATGGCTATCGTAAAATGATAGTGGTTGGAAATGATAGTACCATATACTTGAATGGAGCTATTGTTCCCCGGGTCAGACCCCCAGCTTTGACAGCTGAATCCGAAGGCACATCGCGAGCCTTCACCATCGCAGAAATTTCAAATGGAAGAGTGGAGAAGATAGCAGAAACTTGGATTTCTGTCATCGGAGACAAAACAAGATTAGAGGAGGAACATATACTGTTTAATAGTCCAAGCAGAGGTTCTGTCACTGCCTCTCTTTTGTAG
- the LOC107789337 gene encoding class V chitinase-like — protein MVFQNLLYFLFPFVFLQHFALCQEQVVRSAYWLSSFNFSASEIESKYFTHIFCAFADINPKDFQVSISSSNISPFSTFTKNVQQKNPSIKTLLSIKDSNFVTFSTMASNPTSRKQFIDSSIFLARSFNFHGLDLYWTYPKSNSDMINLEILIKEWQSAIILEAKTSSKQALLLSLAVYYKPKINGTLNYPSKSLARSLDWINLMAYNFTSPNLSRVMRPHAALLDQDSGKNISGSAGIEDWIKSGIPSKKIVFGLPFFGYGWRLLNRENHDLNAPARGPIGGGDGSMGYKEISEFCVRATITFDADIVGNYCYLGTTWINFDEFNTIFTKVAYVKKKGLLGYFAWHVGVDNKWTLSQEALQAWEV, from the exons ATGGTTTTTCAAAATCTTCTTTACTTCTTGTTTCCCTTTgtttttcttcaacattttgcttTATGTCAAGAACAAGTAGTTAGATCAGCCTATTGGCTTTCTAGCTTTAATTTCTCAGCTTCTGAAATTGAATCCAAATATTTCACTCATATTTTTTGTGCATTTGCTGATATTAATCCCAAAGATTTTCAAGTCTCTATTTCCTCATCAAATATATCACCATTTTCCACTTTCACAAAAAATGTTCAACAAAAAAACCCTTCAATTAAAACCTTATTGTCCATTAAAGATTCTAATTTTGTCACTTTTTCTACCATGGCTAGTAATCCAACTTCTCGAAAACAATTCATCGATTCGTCGATATTTTTAGCTAGATCTTTTAATTTTCATGGCTTAGATCTTTATTGGACTTACCCTAAATCAAATTCAGACATGATCAACTTagaaattcttataaaagaatgGCAATCCGCAATAATCTTGGAAGCTAAAACATCAAGTAAACAAGCATTGTTACTAAGTTTAGCAGTTTATTACAAACCAAAAATTAATGGTACTTTGAATTACCCTTCAAAGTCATTAGCAAGAAGTTTAGATTGGATTAATCTAATGGCTTATAATTTCACTTCTCCTAATCTTTCGCGTGTAATGCGACCTCATGCTGCATTATTAGATCAAGATTCTGGAAAAAATATTAGTGGAAGTGCTGGAATTGAAGATTGGATTAAATCTGGAATTCCTTCTAAGAAAATAGTTTTTGGTTTGCCATTTTTTGGATATGGATGGAGATTATTGAATAGGgaaaatcatgatttaaatgcACCGGCTAGAGGACCTATTGGTGGTGGAGATGGATCAATGGGGTATAAAGAAATAAGTGAATTTTGTGTTAGGGCAACAATAACATTTGATGCTGATATTGTTGGGAATTATTGCTATTTGGGAACAACATGGAttaattttgatgaatttaataCCATTTTTACTAAGGTTGCTTATGTTAAGAAGAAGGGATTGCTTGGTTATTTTGCATGGCATGTTGGGGTGGATAATAAATGGACTCTTTCTCAAGAAG CATTGCAAGCTTGGGAAGTTTAG